In Streptomyces alboniger, the following are encoded in one genomic region:
- a CDS encoding ABC transporter permease, with the protein MSAPTLERPTAPGYRAGRTLPLRVEAVRQLKRRRTLVMGGVMALLPVVLVIAFAVAGSPGERNSEVTLMDTATASAANFAATCLFVSAGFLLVIPVALFCGDTVASEASWSSLRYLLAAPVPRARLLWSKLVVALALSAAAMVLLPLIALVIGTMAYGWGPLEIPTGGELPAGTAAQRLLMAVAYVFVSQLVTAGLAFWLSTKTDAPLGAVGGAVGLTIVGNVLDAVTALGDWRDFLPAHWQFAWADVIQPRPEWGGMIQGAAVSVTYALVLFALAFRGFARKDVVS; encoded by the coding sequence ATGAGCGCCCCCACCCTGGAGCGCCCCACCGCGCCCGGCTACCGCGCCGGACGCACCCTGCCGCTGCGGGTCGAGGCGGTCCGCCAGCTGAAGCGCCGTCGCACGCTCGTGATGGGCGGGGTCATGGCGCTGCTGCCCGTCGTCCTCGTGATCGCGTTCGCCGTCGCCGGTTCACCGGGGGAGCGCAACAGCGAGGTGACGCTGATGGACACGGCCACGGCGTCCGCCGCCAACTTCGCGGCGACGTGCCTGTTCGTCTCGGCGGGCTTCCTCCTCGTCATCCCCGTCGCCCTGTTCTGCGGGGACACGGTCGCCTCCGAGGCGAGCTGGTCGTCCCTGCGCTATCTGCTGGCGGCGCCCGTGCCGCGGGCCCGCCTGCTGTGGTCCAAGCTCGTCGTGGCGCTCGCCCTGAGCGCCGCCGCGATGGTGCTGCTCCCGCTCATCGCGCTGGTGATCGGCACGATGGCCTACGGCTGGGGGCCGCTGGAGATCCCCACCGGCGGCGAGCTGCCCGCGGGCACGGCGGCGCAGCGCCTGCTGATGGCCGTCGCGTACGTCTTCGTCTCCCAACTGGTCACCGCGGGCCTCGCGTTCTGGCTGTCGACGAAGACCGACGCCCCGCTCGGCGCGGTCGGCGGCGCGGTCGGCCTCACGATCGTCGGCAACGTCCTGGACGCCGTCACCGCGCTCGGCGACTGGCGCGACTTCCTGCCCGCGCACTGGCAGTTCGCCTGGGCGGACGTCATCCAGCCGCGCCCCGAGTGGGGCGGCATGATCCAGGGGGCGGCGGTCTCGGTGACGTACGCGCTGGTGCTGTTCGCGCTGGCGTTCCGGGGGTTCGCGCGGAAGGACGTGGTGAGCTGA